Sequence from the Cyanobacterium sp. T60_A2020_053 genome:
CCTACATATATTATGAATAATTTATCCAAAAATTCTGTTCAAGAAAAAAAGTCGTCAATTAATGCAAATTCTCGTAAATATACCCCACGCCCTTTAAAATTATGGCATGACATTAACTCTCAGCAAGAGGTAAGAATCGAAATTGTGCCGATGATTGATGTTATTTTTTGTATTTTGACGTTTTTCATCTTGGCGGCGGTGGGTTTTTCTCGTCAACAGGCAATCAGTCTAAATTTACCAAAAGCTAGTACCGGTGAAGCGCAAATGCGTGATATGTTGATGGTTAGTTTAGATCAACAAGGGCAACTTTATCTCGAAAAACAGCCCGTTAGTCAAATTCAACTTTACAGCGCCCTCCGCACTTATAACAGTCTTAATCCTAGTGGTTTAATGGTGCTTTATGCTTCCGAGGAAGTGCGCTATAGTCAGGTGGTAGAAATTTTGGATATGTTAAAAGAAGTTGGCGGTAGTCGAGTGGCGCTGGCAACCCTAGCAGATAATCCCA
This genomic interval carries:
- a CDS encoding biopolymer transporter ExbD, encoding MNNLSKNSVQEKKSSINANSRKYTPRPLKLWHDINSQQEVRIEIVPMIDVIFCILTFFILAAVGFSRQQAISLNLPKASTGEAQMRDMLMVSLDQQGQLYLEKQPVSQIQLYSALRTYNSLNPSGLMVLYASEEVRYSQVVEILDMLKEVGGSRVALATLADNPTQLPENTPPNSGINPYLPPTQNLPSIPNLPPTPTLPPVETSPSPPSTN